One stretch of Nocardia mangyaensis DNA includes these proteins:
- a CDS encoding NAD(P)-dependent alcohol dehydrogenase, with the protein MRAMQLTAPGTLELRTIPVPEIGPGDLLVRVGAAGICHSDSFVLGLPFPLREDPLTLGHEIAGTIEAIGAEVVGRAVGERGIVYLCWSCGDCRECLRGNENVCLAAGRGAMPPCPGLGPDGGMAEYVRIPASAFVPIGAELSFAQAAPLADAALTPMHAIRGATDQLWPGATAVAIGIGGLGHVAIQLLKSTTETRVIAVDVSAEKLDLATACGADITLLAGPDTAATILELTDGRGAEAVFDFVGSDVTAKLAVETVAPNGAYRMVGLAGGVPGIDSGPAGGPGLPWGATVRKSYGGTRNDLTAVVALAAEGALRVEVECFDLAAARTAFDRLDAGAIRGRAVLIP; encoded by the coding sequence ATGCGCGCGATGCAGTTGACCGCACCGGGAACCCTCGAACTGCGGACCATCCCCGTGCCCGAGATCGGCCCCGGCGACCTGCTGGTGCGGGTCGGGGCCGCCGGGATCTGCCATTCGGACTCCTTCGTCCTCGGACTGCCGTTCCCGCTGCGCGAAGATCCGCTCACCCTCGGCCACGAGATCGCGGGAACCATCGAGGCGATCGGCGCCGAGGTGGTCGGGCGCGCGGTGGGGGAGCGCGGGATCGTCTACCTGTGCTGGTCCTGCGGGGACTGTCGAGAATGCTTGCGCGGCAACGAGAATGTCTGTCTGGCCGCCGGGCGCGGCGCGATGCCGCCGTGTCCCGGCCTCGGCCCCGACGGTGGAATGGCCGAGTACGTGCGCATCCCGGCGAGCGCGTTCGTCCCGATCGGCGCCGAGTTGAGCTTCGCCCAGGCCGCCCCGCTCGCCGATGCCGCGCTCACCCCGATGCACGCCATCCGTGGCGCCACCGACCAGCTCTGGCCGGGCGCCACCGCGGTCGCCATCGGCATCGGGGGCCTCGGCCACGTCGCGATCCAATTGCTGAAGTCCACCACCGAGACCAGGGTGATCGCGGTCGACGTGAGCGCCGAGAAACTGGACCTGGCCACCGCCTGCGGCGCCGACATCACCCTGCTGGCCGGTCCCGACACGGCCGCCACGATCCTCGAACTCACCGATGGCCGTGGCGCGGAGGCGGTGTTCGACTTCGTCGGCTCCGACGTCACCGCGAAGCTGGCCGTCGAGACCGTGGCCCCCAACGGCGCCTACCGCATGGTGGGACTCGCGGGCGGTGTCCCCGGCATCGACTCCGGCCCGGCGGGTGGGCCCGGCCTGCCCTGGGGCGCCACGGTGCGCAAGTCTTACGGCGGCACCAGAAACGACCTGACGGCGGTGGTCGCGCTGGCGGCCGAGGGCGCGCTGCGCGTGGAGGTCGAATGCTTCGACCTCGCCGCCGCCCGCACCGCCTTCGACCGACTCGACGCAGGCGCGATCCGCGGACGCGCCGTGCTCATTCCCTGA
- a CDS encoding serine hydrolase domain-containing protein: MSGGFCSDEFAGVRQVFDEQLVSGAELGAALCVTVDGEPVLDLWGGHADPERATAWGADTLVNVFSVTKTMTALCALLLVEAGELEVDERVAHYWPEFAAAGKGGIEVRQLLAHTSGVSGWDRPIELTDIYDTESAAARLAAQAPWWEPGAASGYHALNYGHLIGELVRRITGRTLGRFFADELAGPLGADFHIGTGPEHADRIATLIPPEMPEFDLSTLDQDSVLVKTLTSPLLDIAETASAGWREAENGAVNGHGNARSVARVQSLIACGGELSGRRFLSPATIDLIFREQADGIDLALLTPLRFGIGYGLPRPQTFPHIPDGRVCWWAGYGGSMVVNDVDRRVTFAYTMNRMATGLIGSDRCDLYLKAVFDAVGQR; encoded by the coding sequence ATGAGCGGCGGCTTCTGTAGCGACGAATTCGCCGGTGTCCGTCAGGTGTTCGACGAACAACTCGTCTCCGGCGCCGAACTCGGTGCCGCGCTGTGTGTCACCGTGGACGGCGAGCCGGTCCTCGACCTGTGGGGCGGTCACGCCGACCCGGAACGCGCCACCGCCTGGGGCGCCGACACCCTGGTCAACGTCTTCTCGGTCACCAAGACGATGACCGCGCTGTGCGCCCTGTTGCTCGTCGAGGCGGGCGAACTCGAGGTCGACGAACGCGTGGCGCACTACTGGCCCGAATTCGCGGCCGCGGGCAAGGGCGGGATCGAGGTCAGGCAGCTGCTCGCGCACACCTCGGGCGTCTCGGGCTGGGACCGCCCGATCGAACTGACCGACATCTACGACACCGAGTCCGCCGCCGCCCGCCTGGCAGCCCAGGCTCCGTGGTGGGAACCCGGCGCGGCCTCGGGTTATCACGCGCTCAACTACGGCCACCTCATCGGCGAACTGGTCCGCCGGATCACCGGCCGCACGCTCGGCCGGTTCTTCGCCGACGAACTCGCGGGCCCCCTGGGCGCGGACTTTCACATCGGCACCGGTCCCGAGCACGCCGACCGGATCGCCACCCTGATCCCGCCGGAGATGCCCGAATTCGACTTGTCGACCCTGGACCAGGACAGCGTGCTCGTCAAGACGCTCACCAGCCCGCTGCTCGACATCGCCGAAACCGCCTCCGCGGGGTGGCGCGAGGCCGAGAACGGTGCGGTCAACGGCCACGGCAATGCCCGCTCGGTGGCCCGCGTGCAATCGCTGATCGCCTGCGGCGGTGAGCTGAGCGGCAGGCGATTCCTCTCGCCCGCCACCATCGACCTGATCTTCCGGGAGCAAGCCGACGGCATCGATTTGGCCCTGCTGACCCCGTTGCGCTTCGGCATCGGCTACGGTCTGCCCCGCCCACAGACCTTCCCACACATCCCCGACGGCCGGGTCTGCTGGTGGGCGGGGTACGGCGGCTCGATGGTCGTCAACGATGTGGATCGTCGAGTCACCTTCGCCTACACCATGAATCGGATGGCCACCGGCCTGATCGGGTCCGATCGCTGCGACCTGTACCTGAAGGCGGTCTTCGACGCGGTGGGGCAGCGATGA